One segment of Fusarium oxysporum f. sp. lycopersici 4287 chromosome 15, whole genome shotgun sequence DNA contains the following:
- a CDS encoding hypothetical protein (At least one base has a quality score < 10) translates to MTAGEDVWDSLPKVEQKAIWDETERNFWVNLRSKKDAENKKIEKDFQLSINEIRLKFSDLTGQRSQLKESQSRLARELAKVEAELARTTDECEEKANRLERIEQDYRASRQKRAETLHDIWFKMRRFFRQKRGEDPDAPDDLGPESEGIVLPEVLPELSSAFNGPIPRIEPTNGTATVMDRPDEVDDDDRMEGIEHHDNEAAETLVDVVDADGNVIGPVEQIEPWNQWVEGIQELEIRRPVKIRRGRRFNARHLTSIYERTEAKGVKWLSCMIQATGEIQAKRCHSCDKNQGAFDDCIIVGGDLFQKCGNCEWNRQGCHGASGDTIDILASRERARRKKQLKERIQETPTDRSSETIHPTVEVQPRPEPTRQPEPQRVEQQISVPSRPPSPQPILQRTLERFPERQPERQPDRQIERQPEPQQEQQPERRPERPIEPQLARVTECQAERTTTRQPERRPEPQTERILDRSNDPFHDVIAARAPEQTVEVAPVQIAERPREMPHRPIYGSPHGPPSRPTTAPRSDYAPERMIDPVDSPLPTPVYPQPRPLETLRSVLPSSAPRHSSHDILHPSTELDGSTKDHRGSVQVHTPREPERMNTPQEYRITPGFTPANITSRPPSSERGRPTPPSLPIDPSSQPPESPPALLLEEITRENMVLKNDEVVYTYPECVAGVPLVKINEEHPYWEANWPNVKTLIEPQLARWREKHQAAIEAGPKQDKGGSSKYQIGRQVNRGIKILEFHEKGPISPYQLLGKRYIQAGKGGITSYDTLFRLSETISELEKFNLDISPVDWMRQRLHELIQTQGLNFNLPRTIHDFYHDSKLTSLRYKHGFKNIGRPSGAMKARLSHGSPSTIPKPPQKRKSMHSVTTTPREDSFVNHSSAWSNILRLQNSSLDPGPCSSASLQHPPQQEAQIHATCTLSPRSRRILF, encoded by the coding sequence ATGACCGCAGGGGAAGATGTCTGGGACTCTCTCCCAAAGGTGGAGCAAAAGGCTATCTGGGATGAGACAGAACGCAATTTCTGGGTTAACCTCCGCAGCAAGAAGGATGCCGAGAACAAAAAGATCGAGAAAGATTTCCAGCTCTCAATTAATGAAATTCGGTTGAAGTTCAGTGATCTCACAGGGCAGCGAAGTCAACTGAAAGAATCTCAATCCCGATTAGCTAGGGAACTCGCCAAAGTTGAGGCGGAACTGGCACGCACCACTGATGAGTGTGAGGAGAAGGCCAATCGACTTGAGCGCATTGAGCAAGACTACCGCGCGTCACGTCAGAAGAGAGCGGAAACGCTGCATGATATTTGGTTCAAGATGCGCCGATTCTTCAGACAAAAGAGAGGGGAGGATCCTGATGCTCCGGACGATCTCGGACCCGAATCAGAAGGAATTGTTCTGCCTGAAGTGTTGCCAGAGCTATCCTCAGCGTTTAACGGGCCGATTCCACGAATAGAGCCTACTAATGGCACTGCAACGGTAATGGACAGACCCGATGAagtggatgatgatgatcgTATGGAAGGCATTGAGCACCATGATAATGAGGCAGCCGAGACCctcgttgatgttgttgacgCTGATGGAAATGTGATCGGACCCGTGGAACAGATCGAGCCTTGGAACCAATGGGTTGAGGGAATCCAGGAATTGGAGATACGAAGACCTGTCAAGATTCGCCGAGGACGGCGCTTCAACGCTAGACATCTTACCAGCATTTACGAACGAACTGAGGCGAAGGGGGTCAAATGGCTCTCTTGTATGATTCAAGCTACAGGAGAAATTCAGGCCAAGAGATGCCACTCATGCGACAAGAACCAAGGCGCGTTTGACGACTGCATCATTGTCGGCGGAGATCTCTTTCAGAAATGCGGCAACTGCGAATGGAACCGTCAGGGATGCCATGGTGCCTCAGGGGACACGATTGATATACTAGCCTCGAGGGAGAGAGCACGACGGAAGAAACAACTAAAAGAAAGAATTCAAGAGACTCCCACAGACCGTTCCTCGGAAACAATACATCCGACAGTTGAAGTTCAGCCAAGGCCTGAGCCAACACGTCAACCAGAACCCCAACGAGTTGAACAACAAATCTCTGTGCCCTCTCGGCCACCTTCACCACAGCCCATTCTACAGCGTACACTTGAAAGATTCCCTGAGCGACAGCCCGAGAGACAACCGGATAGACAGATTGAGCGACAGCCCGAGCCACAACAGGAACAGCAACCTGAGCGACGGCCTGAACGACCAATTGAGCCTCAACTTGCACGAGTGACTGAGTGTCAGGCAGAACGGACTACAACACGACAGCCGGAACGGCGCCCTGAGCCCCAAACCGAGCGAATTCTGGACCGATCCAATGACCCGTTCCATGATGTGATCGCTGCAAGGGCCCCGGAACAAACTGTCGAAGTAGCACCAGTGCAAATCGCTGAACGTCCTCGTGAAATGCCCCATAGACCAATTTATGGTTCACCTCACGGACCTCCAAGCCGTCCGACAACGGCTCCCAGGTCGGATTATGCTCCGGAACGTATGATTGACCCTGTGGACTCGCCCTTACCGACACCAGTCTATCCTCAACCCAGGCCCTTGGAGACACTGCGCTCTGTGCTTCCTTCGAGTGCCCCCCGCCACTCCTCTCATGACATTCTCCACCCATCAACAGAGCTCGATGGCTCTACCAAAGACCATCGCGGTTCTGTTCAGGTCCACACACCACGAGAACCCGAACGGATGAATACTCCACAAGAGTATCGTATAACTCCTGGGTTTACGCCGGCCAATATTACAAGTCGACCTCCATCCAGCGAACGAGGAAGACCAACTCCGCCATCGTTGCCCATTGATCCTTCGTCACAGCCTCCTGAGTCTCCTCCTGCTCTACTATTGGAAGAGATCACCCGAGAGAACATGGTCCTCAAGAATGATGAAGTTGTTTACACTTATCCTGAATGCGTTGCGGGGGTGCCATTGGTCAAGATTAACGAGGAACACCCCTATTGGGAAGCCAACTGGCCAAACGTCAAAACACTTATTGAGCCACAGCTTGCTCGATGGCGCGAGAAGCATCAGGCTGCTATTGAAGCAGGTCCTAAGCAGGATAAGGGAGGCTCTTCAAAGTATCAAATTGGCAGACAGGTCAACCGTGGTATAAAAATTCTCGAATTCCACGAGAAGGGCCCCATCAGCCCTTATCAGTTGTTAGGTAAAAGATATATTCAGGCTGGCAAGGGTGGTATAACCTCATATGACACCCTATTTCGCCTGTCAGAGACAATATCGGAGCTCGAAAAATTCAATCTTGACATATCGCCGGTTGACTGGATGCGACAGCGTCTCCACGAACTGATTCAAACTCAGGGTCTCAATTTCAACCTGCCACGAACAATTCACGACTTCTATCATGACTCAAAACTCACAAGTCTTCGTTACAAGCATGGCTTTAAGAACATAGGACGCCCTTCTGGAGCCATGAAGGCTCGCTTGAGCCATGGCAGCCCTAGCACTATACCCAAACCCCCCCAAAAGCGCAAGTCTATGCACTCGGTTACTACTACGCCTCGTGAAGATTCCTTCGTCAACCACTCCTCTGCCTGGTCAAATATCCTCAGGCTACAGAACTCCAGCCTCGATCCCGGCCCCTGCTCCTCAGCCAGTCTTCAGCACCcacctcaacaagaagcccAAATACATGCCACCTGCACATTATCGCCCCGATCACGACGAATTTTATTTTGA